A window from Fragaria vesca subsp. vesca linkage group LG5, FraVesHawaii_1.0, whole genome shotgun sequence encodes these proteins:
- the LOC101293007 gene encoding proline transporter 2-like, which translates to MSEPEDNQGTPSKQKAVSSEYTHQSAHIVGNDSWQQVGLMLVTSFNCGYILSFSFLQLACLGWKRGITCLLFFGVYTFYAHWLMAGFHIINGQRFIRFRDLMGYTCGRKMYYITFYLQYLVILLTNMGFILLGGNALKAINMEFSENPWRVQYYIVLTGAAFFIFAFCVPTMSHMGIWLIPSTVITFLYIITLLVVVINDGKNNTNRDYRVPGTKEERVFGAFNAISAIVVSSSSGLLPEIQSTVKKPEVANMRKALYMQYTVGILFYYGVSIAGYWAYGNDVSSYLPDMLSGPKWVKVLINAAVFLQAIVSQHTFVMPIHEALDTGSLLLDKSINSPENLKRRFYLRFLLFAGNTFMTAAIPFMADFVALFGALALIPLTLVFPSLVFIRVKGKTARLGENLWHWFNIIAFSSLALVATIAAVYEIVNSVELYSFFADS; encoded by the exons ATGTCGGAACCAGAAGACAATCAAGGAACCCCGAGTAAGCAAAAAGCTGTGAGCAGTGAATATACTCACCAATCTGCTCATATCGTAGGCAATG ATTCATGGCAACAAGTTGGGTTGATGCTGGTGACCAGCTTCAATTGTGGGTACATATTGAGCTTTTCATTTCTTCAGTTGGCGTGTTTGGGTTGGAAACGGGGTATCACATGCCTACTGTTTTTTGGGGTCTATACTTTTTATGCCCACTGGCTTATGGCTGGTTTTCACATCATCAATGGCCAAAGATTTATCAGATTCAGAGATCTCATGGGATATACCTGTG GAAGAAAGATGTATTACATCACGTTTTACCTCCAATACTTGGTCATTCTTCTTACAAACATGGGTTTCATTCTCCTTGGGGGAAACGCACTCAAG GCGATAAACATGGAATTCAGCGAGAATCCTTGGAGGGTCCAATACTATATCGTTCTCACTGGAGCAGCCTTCTTCATTTTCGCATTCTGCGTTCCTACAATGTCTCATATGGGAATCTGGCTCATCCCCTCTACAGTTATCACCTTTTTGTATATTATCACACTCTTGGTGGTAGTGATTAACGATG GGAAAAATAACACAAACCGTGATTATCGTGTCCCCGGAACCAAAGAAGAGAGGGTGTTCGGAGCCTTTAATGCAATTTCAGCAATTGTTGTGAGCAGTAGTTCAGGATTATTACCAGAAATACAG TCAACTGTTAAGAAGCCTGAAGTGGCAAATATGAGGAAGGCTCTCTACATGCAGTACACTGTGGGGATATTGTTTTACTATGGAGTTAGCATTGCAGGATACTGGGCATATGGCAATGATGTATCTTCATACCTCCCCGATATGCTAAGTGGTCCGAAATGGGTCAAGGTTCTCATAAACGCTGCTGTTTTTCTACAAGCCATAGTATCCCAACAT ACATTTGTTATGCCGATTCATGAGGCCCTAGATACCGGTTCCCTCCTACTGGATAAGAGCATTAACTCGCCAGAAAATCTCAAGAGAAGATTCTACCTTCGATTCCTCCTCTTTGCGGGAAATACATTTATGACAGCAGCTATTCCTTTCATGGCGGACTTTGTAGCCTTGTTTGGAGCATTAGCACTCATTCCTCTAACTCTTGTGTTCCCAAGTTTGGTTTTCATTAGA GTCAAGGGAAAGACAGCCAGATTAGGGGAGAACTTATGGCATTGGTTCAACATTATTGCGTTTTCTTCCCTGGCGCTTGTTGCCACTATTGCTGCAGTTTATGAGATAGTCAACAGTGTTGAATTATATAGTTTCTTTGCAGATTCATGA
- the LOC101293587 gene encoding uncharacterized protein LOC101293587 → MTDSSTTSHVAASEAVGEDEAVGDSKGSPLWKYVTITREAKKGQGGNCEFQCSFCKIKFNGSHYRVKHHLLQIIGKGVRKCEKIPPPKKRELMALMESYELSKKMAGPRLVPLPSSSKDPSSSGSTFGFGQDLLDDIVVDTSKKRKEVGGSLEKSFNNGAREQLDGEIARMFYTGGLSFNLAKNPHYIRAFNRACAYPIAGYRPPNYNALRTTLLEKERNHIERLLEPIKLTWKQKGVSVCSDGWSDTQRRPLINVMAACESGPMFLRAENCEGESKDKHFISDLLIESILEIGPTHVVQVITDNASNCKAAGAIINARFPHIFWTPCVVHTLNLALKNICAPSSIPTKRAAYDECHWISEIADDVYFVKNFIMNHGMRLAMFNQHSELKMLSVAETRFASAVVMLKRFKKIKQSLQRMMISDEWDTYKDDDVGKARAVSDYILSNEWWRKIDYIISFTLPIYTMLRRCDTDKPCLHKVYEWWDTMFEEVKVAIYINECKEYEEESPFYNVVYSILLSRWTKSSTPLHCMAHSLNPRYYSTEYLSGAPNRTPPHQDSEIAKERKECLKKYYANEDQMRLVNEEFASFSACLDEFANSDSMSDRGKMDPMKWWIVHGSTTPNLQKIALKLLGQPCSSSCCERNWSTYTFIHSLRRNRITPQRAEDLVFVHNNLRLLSTRTPQYKSGDMWDIGGDVYDTMFNVNGGMLEIANLSLDEPDLEGVIFDNEDEDD, encoded by the exons ATGACTGATTCGTCTACTACCTCCCATGTGGCTGCGAGTGAAGCAGTGGGTGAGGATGAAGCTGTAGGGGATAGCAAGGGTTCTCCTTTGTGGAAATATGTAACAATTACCCGTGAAGCTAAGAAGGGACAAGGTGGAAATTGTGAGTTCCAATGTAGTTTTTGTAAAATAAAGTTTAATGGGTCACATTATAGAGTGAAACATCATCTTCTTCAAATAATTGGCAAAGGGGTTAGAAAGTGTGAGAAGATTCCGCCTCCTAAGAAAAGGGAGCTTATGGCTTTGATGGAATCATATGAGTTAAGTAAGAAAATGGCCGGACCTAGACTAGTTCCTCTCCCTTCATCTAGCAAGGATCCTTCTTCGTCTGGAAGTACATTTGGATTTGGGCAAGATTTGCTTGATGATATAGTGGTAGACACTTCTAAGAAGAGGAAGGAAGTGGGTGGATCACTTGAGAAATCGTTCAATAATGGTGCTAGAGAGCAATTGGATGGTGAAATAGCAAGGATGTTTTATACAGGCGGCTTGTCTTTTAATCTCGCCAAGAATCCTCACTACATCCGTGCATTCAACCGGGCATGTGCTTATCCAATTGCCGGTTACCGTCCACCTAATTACAATGCATTGCGGACAACTCTTCTAGAAAAAGAAAGAAACCACATTGAGAGGTTGTTGGAACCAATTAAGCTCACATGGAAGCAAAAGGGGGTTAGTGTGTGTAGTGATGGGTGGTCCGACACTCAAAGAAGACCACTTATCAATGTCATGGCAGCTTGTGAGAGTGGACCTATGTTCTTGAGGGCAGAAAATTGTGAAGGAGAATCCAAAGACAAGCACTTTATTTCAGACTTGCTTATTGAGAGTATCTTGGAGATTGGTCCAACACATGTAGTCCAGGTAATCACTGATAATGCAAGCAATTGTAAGGCTGCAGGAGCTATTATTAATGCTAGATTTCCACATATATTTTGGACTCCATGTGTGGTGCATACACTTAACCTTGCTTTAAAGAACATATGCGCACCTAGCTCAATCCCTACTAAGAGGGCAGCTTATGATGAATGTCATTGGATTAGTGAAATTGCCGATGATGTGTATTTTGTTAAGAATTTCATCATGAACCATGGTATGAGGTTGGCTATGTTCAATCAACATTCTGAATTGAAGATGTTATCGGTTGCTGAGACACGTTTTGCATCTGCTGTTGTAATGCTTAAGAGGTTTAAGAAGATTAAGCAAAGTCTACAACGCATGATGATTAGTGATGAATGGGATACTTATAAGGATGATGATGTGGGAAAAGCAAGGGCGGTGAGTGATTACATTTTAAGTAATGAATGGTGGAGGAAAATTGACTATATCATTTCCTTTACATTACCTATATATACAATGCTTAGAAGGTGTGACACAGATAAGCCATGTCTTCATAAGGTATATGAGTGGTGGGATACCATGTTTGAAGAAGTGAAGGTAGCTATCTATATTAACGAATGCAAGGAATATGAAGAGGAGTCTCCATTTTACAATGTGGTGTATTCCATTTTGCTTTCAAGATGGACCAAAAGCTCCACACCTCTTCATTGCATGGCACACTCATTAAACCCAAG ATATTATAGCACTGAATATCTTAGTGGAGCTCCTAATCGTACTCCTCCTCATCAAGATAGTGAGATTGCAAAAGAGAGAAAAGAATGTCTCAAGAAGTACTATGCTAATGAAGATCAGATGAGGCTGGTTAATGAGGAGTTTGCCTCTTTTTCGGCATGCTTGGATGAGTTTGCAAATAGTGATTCCATGAGTGATAGAGGTAAGATGGACCCTATGAAATGGTGGATTGTTCATGGTTCTACTACACCAAATCTCCAAAAGATAGCCTTAAAATTACTAGGGCAACCTTGCTCCTCTTCATGTTGTGAGAGGAATTGGAGCACCTACACGTTTATACACTCATTGAGGAGGAATAGGATTACACCTCAAAGAGCCGAAGACTTGGTTTTTGTTCATAACAATCTTCGGCTCCTTTCAACAAGAACTCCACAATACAAGAGTGGGGATATGTGGGATATTGGAGGAGATGTGTATGATACAATGTTTAATGTGAATGGAGGCATGCTTGAGATTGCAAACCTCTCTCTTGATGAACCGGACTTAGAGGGTGTGATATTTGACAATGAGGATGAAGATGATTGA
- the LOC101292710 gene encoding pentatricopeptide repeat-containing protein At3g29230-like → MIRSATVTRNHPNNKADVAAALLKPCSSLHHLKQIHAHILRSNLHPNASLSSTLISLYASLSSSPNHTHRVFTSFPNPNLSLFNHAIRAFSKTPSLSSHATALYRQMVRVGIRPDNYTYPFVLNSCAARGDVCGGVEVHGRVVKTGFGVCVPVSNALIDMYGKCGGLGDARKVFDEMTERDVVSYNAVLGAHARGGAGMEIAAGLFEGMQGRNAISWNAMIVGYVNSGDVDSARDVFDRMPERDGVSWTTMLVGYTKNGFMDRARGLFDEMRERSLICWTAMISGYSQSGRASEALSVFRRMEKSGVKPDEFTMTAVISALAQLGRSDLADWIGLYVEREGIEQNEQVLTALVDMHAKCGNVEEACRVFEKIPRKDVFSYSAIITGLASHGHGIKALEIFLRMLAENIKPDHITFVGVLTACGHAGLVEDGMTYWESMVKDYDIQPRADHYACVVDMLGRAGKLNEAHSLVQGMPMGPQPGALGALLAACRTYGNVEIAESVAEKLFRLEPENTGNYMLLSSIYASKEQWDEARKVREAMNKKSGIKLPGFSWVEISKGHSTRLKNQI, encoded by the coding sequence ATGATCAGATCAGCAACGGTCACCAGAAACCACCCAAACAACAAAGCCGACGTCGCCGCCGCGCTTCTAAAACCCTGCTCCTCCCTCCACCACCTGAAACAAATCCACGCCCACATCCTCCGCTCCAATCTCCACCCCAACGCCTCCTTATCCTCCACTCTCATCTCCCTCTACGCCTCCCTCTCCTCCTCACCTAACCACACCCACCGCGTCTTCACCTCTTTCCCCAACCCAAACCTCTCTCTCTTCAACCACGCCATCAGAGCCTTCTCCAAGACCCCATCACTCTCTTCCCACGCCACGGCGCTGTACCGCCAAATGGTTCGGGTCGGGATCCGGCCCGATAACTATACCTATCCTTTCGTTCTGAATTCCTGCGCCGCGAGGGGTGATGTCTGTGGTGGGGTGGAGGTGCATGGGAGGGTTGTTAAGACCGGGTTTGGGGTTTGCGTGCCGGTTTCGAATGCGTTGATTGACATGTATGGGAAATGCGGGGGGTTGGGGGATGCACGGAAAGTGTTTGATGAGATGACTGAAAGAGACGTGGTTTCGTACAACGCGGTTTTGGGGGCGCACGCGAGAGGCGGGGCGGGGATGGAGATTGCGGCGGGTTTGTTTGAGGGGATGCAGGGGAGGAATGCTATTTCTTGGAATGCGATGATTGTGGGGTATGTGAATAGTGGGGATGTGGACTCGGCGAGGGATGTGTTTGATAGGATGCCGGAGAGGGATGGTGTATCGTGGACTACAATGCTGGTGGGGTATACTAAGAATGGGTTTATGGATAGGGCTAGGGGACTGTTTGATGAAATGCGTGAGAGGAGTTTGATTTGTTGGACGGCAATGATATCAGGGTACTCGCAAAGTGGGAGGGCGAGTGAAGCGCTTTCTGTTTTCCGGAGGATGGAGAAATCAGGGGTAAAGCCGGATGAGTTTACTATGACGGCAGTGATTTCTGCATTGGCGCAGTTGGGGCGTTCTGATCTGGCTGATTGGATTGGATTGTATGTGGAGAGAGAAGGCATAGAGCAGAATGAGCAAGTGCTCACTGCACTGGTTGACATGCATGCCAAGTGTGGGAATGTGGAAGAGGCTTGTCGTGTTTTTGAGAAGATACCTCGGAAGGATGTCTTCTCTTACAGTGCAATAATCACAGGGCTTGCTTCTCATGGTCATGGGATTAAAGCGCTTGAGATCTTCCTGAGGATGCTGGCAGAGAATATCAAACCCGATCACATCACGTTTGTTGGGGTATTGACTGCCTGTGGACATGCAGGCCTCGTGGAAGATGGAATGACGTATTGGGAAAGCATGGTTAAAGATTACGATATTCAGCCTCGTGCAGATCACTATGCTTGCGTGGTTGATATGCTGGGACGTGCCGGGAAGCTTAATGAGGCACATAGTTTAGTCCAGGGAATGCCTATGGGTCCACAGCCTGGAGCATTGGGAGCTTTGCTTGCAGCATGTAGAACATACGGAAATGTAGAGATTGCTGAAAGTGTTGCTGAGAAGCTCTTCAGGTTAGAGCCTGAGAATACGGGAAATTATATGCTACTTTCCAGTATCTACGCATCAAAAGAGCAATGGGATGAAGCTAGAAAAGTGCGGGAAGCAATGAACAAGAAAAGTGGAATTAAGCTTCCTGGCTTTAGCTGGGTTGAAATTAGCAAAGGCCATTCAACTCGATTGAAGAACCAAATTTAA
- the LOC101293298 gene encoding uncharacterized protein LOC101293298 yields the protein MEITCIFPDYIYMTSLFPHHLISPEVKGSSNGDGKGQWQLLLENTEVVAMHMALTHHNTVLIFDQTEAGPSGHRLRRRYNGTRCTSMRRDVEDSSCYAHSVEYNISSNKLRPLKLSSDTWCSSGSFLSNGTLLQTGGHGSGAQGVRSFSPCGGNVNCDWRESKLSLTNDRWYASSLLLPDEDRVIVVGGRRVFTYEFIPKLYTNEGSFDFPFLRNTYQRREGGNNLYPFLHLCPNGRLFIFANRDSILFNYRENRVVKHYPRIPGDGSRNYPSSGSSAILPLDYTNNFTKAEVMVCGGAAFGAYRAAREGRYLKGLSSCGRMVITGNKHKWNMEFMPGPRLLCDMLLLPTGDVLIINGAKNGAAGWNYARNASHEPYLYRPKKTLGRRFSVLKSTRIPRVYHSSAILLPDGRVLVAGSNPHNRYIFENVDFPTELRLQAFVPDYMDSPHHRFRPTNVTIRYGHNDRYGVRYGREFNVSFWLGTEPSNAVEFTAYAPPFASHSISMNQRLLKLRSKSLVRDVHGWVAAVLEAPPSSSVAPAGYYMLTVVNGGIPSLSQWMRILQNSGGRH from the exons ATGGAAATAACCTGCATCTTTCCAG ATTATATATACATGACTTCACTCTTCCCACATCACTTAATCTCACCAGAAG TCAAGGGGTCCTCGAACGGGGATGGGAAAGGGCAATGGCAACTGCTTCTGGAGAACACCGAAGTGGTGGCAATGCATATGGCCTTAACTCACCACAACACAGTCTTGATCTTTGATCAAACAGAAGCAGGCCCTTCTGGGCACCGGCTTAGAAGGCGCTACAATGGCACTAGGTGTACTAGTATGCGCAGGGACGTAGAAGACTCATCATGTTATGCACACTCGGTGGAGTACAACATTTCTAGTAACAAGCTGAGACCTCTGAAGCTTTCCAGTGATACATGGTGCTCCTCAGGTTCTTTTTTGAGCAATGGGACTCTTCTGCAAACCGGAGGACATGGGAGCGGCGCTCAAGGAGTTCGATCCTTTAGTCCTTGTGGGGGAAATGTCAACTGCGATTGGAGGGAATCGAAGCTATCACTGACTAATGATCGTTGGTATGCTTCCAGTCTACTACTCCCAGACGAGGATCGGGTTATAGTGGTAGGTGGAAGAAGGGTATTTACTTATGAATTTATACCAAAGCTGTATACTAATGAAGGCTCTTTTGACTTCCCATTCTTGCGCAACACATATCAAAGAAGAGAAGGGGGAAACAACCTCTATCCCTTCCTTCACCTTTGTCCAAATGGTAGATTGTTCATATTTGCCAACCGAGACTCCATTCTCTTCAACTACCGTGAGAACAGGGTGGTCAAGCACTACCCACGCATACCCGGAGATGGCTCCAGGAACTACCCGAGCTCTGGCTCATCAGCCATTCTCCCCTTAGACTACACAAACAACTTCACAAAGGCTGAAGTCATGGTGTGCGGTGGTGCGGCCTTTGGAGCTTATAGAGCAGCAAGAGAGGGCAGGTACTTGAAAGGCTTGAGCTCTTGTGGAAGAATGGTGATCACAGGTAACAAACACAAGTGGAACATGGAGTTCATGCCCGGTCCACGCCTCCTATGCGACATGCTGCTACTCCCAACCGGAGATGTCCTGATCATCAATGGAGCTAAGAACGGTGCTGCAGGTTGGAACTATGCAAGGAATGCTTCACACGAGCCTTACCTTTACCGCCCAAAGAAGACATTAGGCAGAAGATTCTCAGTGCTCAAGTCCACAAGAATTCCTAGAGTGTATCACTCCTCGGCCATTCTCTTACCTGATGGGAGGGTCTTAGTGGCCGGTAGTAACCCTCACAATAGGTACATTTTCGAAAACGTGGATTTTCCAACTGAGCTTAGGCTACAAGCATTTGTTCCAGACTATATGGATAGTCCGCACCATCGATTTAGACCTACTAATGTGACCATACGATATGGCCATAATGATCGTTATGGCGTGAGGTATGGTAGAGAGTTCAATGTGAGTTTTTGGTTGGGGACTGAGCCGAGCAACGCGGTGGAGTTCACTGCTTATGCTCCGCCATTCGCGTCACACTCGATATCCATGAATCAGAGGCTACTGAAGCTGAGGTCCAAGAGTTTGGTGCGGGATGTACATGGATGGGTAGCTGCAGTGTTGGAGGCTCCTCCGTCTTCTTCGGTTGCACCAGCTGGTTATTACATGTTAACTGTTGTTAATGGTGGAATTCCTAGTCTGTCTCAGTGGATGAGGATCCTACAGAATTCTGGAGGTCGTCATTGA
- the LOC101292998 gene encoding E3 ubiquitin-protein ligase RGLG2-like yields MGGITSRSSSSRQSSFASRSSSWNHQNYEQAPYAQPYAPPSHDGGQQQHYAPASQSHSGGAWGSESKKRLERKYSKIDDNYNSLDQVTDALARAGLESSNLIVGIDFTKSNEWTGARSFHRKSLHHIGDEQNPYEQAIAIIGKTLSSFDEDNMIPCYGFGDASTHDQEVFSFYPDEDTYCNGFEEVLSRYRELVPQLRLAGPTSFAPIIEMAMTIVEQSGGQYHVLVIIADGQVTRSVETGRGQFSPQEKKTVDAIVKASEYPLSIIVVGVGDGPWDMMKEFDDNIPARAFDNFQFVNFTDIMSKNTDRSRKEAEFALAALMEIPSQYKATLELGILGVTRGKAVDRIPLPPPHYGSASFGTSKTSRANSFRPTAPSRPQHQDVSHSRAPPAGSSSASASDNHVCPICLTDPKNMAFGCGHQTCCDCGQDLQLCPICRSTIETRIKLY; encoded by the exons ATGGGCGGGATAACTTCAAGAAGTAGTTCGTCAAGACAGTCTTCTTTTGCGTCTAGATCATCTTCCTGGAATCATCAGAATTATGAACAGGCGCCGTATGCACAACCTTATGCACCTCCAAGTCATGACGGTGGGCAACAGCAGCATTATGCACCTGCATCTCAAAGCCATAGTGGTGGTGCTTGGGGATCAGAGTCTAAGAAGAGGTTGGAAAGAAAGTACTCAAAGATAGATGATAATTACAACAGCCTTGACCAG GTCACAGATGCATTGGCCCGCGCTGGTCTCGAGTCTTCTAATCTTATTGTTGGGATTGATTTCACTAAGAGCAATGAGTGGACAG GTGCTAGGTCATTTCACAGGAAAAGCTTGCATCACATTGGAGATGAGCAAAATCCCTATGAACAAGCAATAGCTATTATCGGGAAAACATTATCTTCTTTTGATGAGGATAACATGATTCCTTGCTATGGATTTGGAGATG CATCAACCCATGACCAAGAAGTTTTCAGTTTCTACCCTGATGAGGACACCTATTGTAACGGATTTGAAGAAGTTTTGAGCCGATATAGAGAATTAGTTCCTCAGCTACGACTTGCAG GACCCACATCATTTGCCCCTATCATTGAAATGGCCATGACCATAGTTGAGCAAAGTGGTGGTCAGTATCATGTATTAGTGATCATAGCTGATGGGCAG GTGACTAGAAGTGTTGAGACTGGTCGTGGCCAATTCAGCCCACAGGAAAAGAAAACTGTTGATGCAATTGTTAAGGCAAG TGAGTATCCCCTGTCAATTATAGTAGTTGGAGTTGGAGACGGACCATGGGATATGATGAAAGAATTTGATGATAACATTCCTGCACGAGCCTTTGATAACTTCCAG TTTGTGAATTTTACAGACATTATGTCAAAGAATACAGACCGCTCAAGAAAAGAAGCAGAATTTGCTCTTGCAGCCCTTATGGAAATACCCTCTCAGTATAAAGCGACACTAGAGCTCGGTATATTGGG TGTTACAAGAGGGAAGGCTGTAGATAGGATCCCGCTTCCCCCTCCTCATTATGGTTCGGCTTCTTTTGGCACCTCAAAAACTTCACGTGCAAATAGTTTTCGTCCAACTGCACCTTCAAGGCCACAACATCAGGATGTTAGCCATAGCAGAGCGCCTCCTGCTGGTTCTTCTTCCGCTTCTGCTTCTGACAATCAT GTATGTCCCATTTGCTTAACCGATCCAAAAAATATGGCATTTGGTTGTGGACACCAG ACATGCTGCGACTGTGGACAAGATCTTCAGTTATGCCCGATTTGCAGAAGCACCATCGAAACCAGGATTAAGCTTTATTAA
- the LOC101292420 gene encoding uncharacterized protein LOC101292420: MARYNHFLIVLNSMIAALFFTLHCIGCTNAKHAVEEPSIADGKGQWQLLLDNTEVVAMHMALTHRNTVLIFDQTEAGPSGHQLRRRYHGTRCTQMRKDVEDSACYAHSVEYDIASNKLRPLTLTTDTWCSSGSFLSNGTLLQTGGHGRGGQRVRYFSPCGGNDHCDWRESKQSLTNDRWFSSSLRLPEEDWVIVVGGRKVFTYEFIPKQYSNYEGSFDFPFLRNTYQEGEGGNNLYPFLHICPNGRLFIFANRDSILFNYRANVVVKYFPRIPGEGSRNFPSSGSSVILPLDYTNGFEKAEVMVCGGAANGAYRAAREGRYLKALSSCGRMMITGNKHKWNMEYMPGPRLLSDMLLLPTGDVLIINGAKNGAAGWNNARNASLEPYLYHPRKALSRRFSVLKATRIPRMYHSSAALLPDGRVLVAGSNPHDRYIFEKVAYPTELSLQAFVPPYMVGQHHQSRPTNVTVHYGKYDSNGVRYGGEFNVRFWLGTNSTKSVEFTAYAPPFTSHSISMNQRLLRLRCKSLVRDQDGWVAAVLEAPPSPSVAPAGYYMLTVVNGGIPSVSQWMRILNTSGNAS, from the coding sequence ATGGCGCGCTACAATCACTTCCTGATTGTATTAAATTCCATGATTGCTGCTTTGTTCTTCACATTGCATTGTATTGGATGTACTAATGCTAAGCATGCAGTTGAGGAGCCCTCGATTGCAGATGGGAAAGGGCAATGGCAACTGCTTCTGGACAACACTGAAGTGGTGGCAATGCATATGGCCCTAACTCACCGCAACACAGTCTTAATCTTTGATCAAACAGAAGCAGGCCCTTCCGGGCACCAGCTTCGAAGGCGCTACCATGGCACTAGGTGTACTCAAATGCGCAAGGACGTAGAAGACTCAGCATGCTATGCGCACTCGGTGGAGTACGACATTGCTAGTAACAAGCTGAGGCCTCTGACGCTTACGACTGATACTTGGTGCTCCTCGGGTTCTTTCTTGAGCAATGGGACACTTCTGCAAACCGGTGGACATGGAAGAGGAGGTCAGAGAGTTCGATACTTTAGTCCTTGTGGGGGAAATGATCACTGCGATTGGAGGGAATCGAAGCAGTCACTGACTAATGATCGTTGGTTTTCATCCAGTCTTAGACTCCCGGAGGAGGATTGGGTTATTGTTGTGGGTGGAAGAAAGGTATTTACTTATGAATTTATACCAAAGCAGTATTCCAATTACGAAGGCTCTTTTGACTTCCCATTCTTGCGCAACACATATCAAGAAGGAGAAGGAGGGAACAATCTATATCCATTCCTTCACATATGTCCGAATGGCAGATTGTTCATATTTGCCAACCGTGACTCGATTCTCTTTAACTACCGAGCAAACGTAGTGGTCAAGTACTTCCCACGCATACCCGGAGAAGGCTCTAGGAACTTCCCCAGCTCCGGCTCATCGGTCATTCTCCCTTTAGACTACACAAACGGCTTTGAAAAGGCTGAAGTCATGGTGTGCGGTGGTGCGGCCAATGGAGCTTATAGAGCCGCAAGAGAGGGGAGGTACTTGAAAGCCTTGAGCTCTTGTGGAAGAATGATGATCACAGGTAACAAACACAAGTGGAACATGGAGTACATGCCCGGTCCACGCCTCTTAAGCGACATGCTGCTACTCCCAACCGGAGATGTCCTGATCATCAATGGAGCTAAAAATGGTGCTGCAGGTTGGAACAATGCAAGAAATGCTTCACTCGAGCCTTACCTTTACCACCCAAGGAAGGCATTGAGCAGAAGGTTCTCAGTGCTCAAGGCCACAAGAATTCCTAGAATGTATCACTCCTCGGCGGCTCTTTTACCCGATGGGAGGGTTTTAGTCGCCGGCAGTAACCCTCACGATAGGTACATTTTCGAAAAGGTGGCATACCCAACGGAGCTTAGCCTACAAGCATTTGTTCCACCCTATATGGTTGGTCAGCACCATCAATCTAGACCTACTAATGTTACCGTACACTATGGTAAGTATGATTCTAATGGTGTGAGGTATGGGGGGGAGTTCAATGTGAGATTTTGGTTGGGGACTAATTCGACCAAATCGGTGGAGTTCACTGCTTATGCTCCGCCGTTCACGTCACACTCGATATCGATGAATCAGAGACTACTGAGGCTGAGGTGCAAGAGTTTGGTGAGGGATCAAGATGGATGGGTAGCTGCAGTGTTGGAGGCTCCTCCGTCTCCTTCTGTTGCGCCAGCTGGTTATTACATGCTCACTGTTGTTAATGGTGGAATTCCTAGCGTGTCTCAGTGGATGAGGATCCTAAATACTTCCGGAAATGCTTCTTGA